In Janthinobacterium sp. J1-1, a single genomic region encodes these proteins:
- a CDS encoding AI-2E family transporter gives MFGFNLRVAKMVWTAFIVAFLLFIIYKVSSTLIVVVFAVFFSYLVYPLIGLLEKYGPKRLPRTANIGIVFLVVILLVAVLGSIFGARIEDEAIKLSDQLPTLLKGNNFAERIPLPEFMEPLRARLLSFMQTQLSGGNGQAMPLAKELGLTVMHAASNLIYLVLVPVLSFLLIKEGPDMRDGLLSLLNRPNKKLWGAIIDDLDILLSRYVRALLLLSIATFISYSVAFSLMGVPYGLLLAGAAALLEFIPFAGPLAAAIIAVVVAGFSGFEHVFWLIGFIAAYRLFQDYVVNPYLMSEGVEVSPLMVIVGLLAGDQLGGVVGIFLSVPVMAAIKIVFVRARAALQARHDAHEKAELAAEAARARAAEEAALLLEQRSHTALDV, from the coding sequence CGTCGCCAAGATGGTGTGGACGGCGTTTATTGTCGCTTTCTTGCTGTTCATTATCTACAAGGTGTCGTCGACCTTGATCGTGGTGGTGTTTGCGGTGTTCTTCAGTTACCTGGTGTATCCGCTGATCGGGCTGCTGGAGAAGTATGGGCCGAAGCGCTTGCCGCGCACGGCCAATATCGGCATCGTGTTCCTGGTGGTGATCTTGCTGGTGGCGGTGCTGGGCTCGATTTTTGGCGCCCGCATCGAGGATGAGGCGATCAAGCTCAGCGATCAGTTGCCGACCCTGCTCAAGGGGAATAACTTTGCCGAGCGCATACCGCTGCCGGAATTCATGGAGCCGCTGCGCGCGCGGCTGCTGTCGTTCATGCAGACGCAGCTGAGCGGCGGGAATGGGCAGGCGATGCCGCTGGCCAAGGAACTGGGGCTGACGGTGATGCATGCGGCCAGCAACCTGATCTATCTGGTGCTGGTGCCGGTGCTGAGCTTTTTGCTGATCAAGGAAGGGCCGGACATGCGCGACGGCTTGCTGTCCTTGCTGAACCGTCCGAATAAAAAGCTGTGGGGCGCCATTATCGATGACCTCGACATCTTGCTGTCGCGCTATGTGCGCGCCTTGCTGCTGTTGTCGATCGCCACGTTTATCTCGTATAGCGTCGCGTTTTCGCTGATGGGCGTGCCGTATGGCTTGTTGCTGGCCGGTGCCGCCGCGCTGCTGGAATTTATTCCGTTTGCGGGGCCGTTGGCGGCGGCGATCATTGCCGTGGTGGTGGCCGGCTTCAGCGGCTTCGAACACGTGTTCTGGCTGATCGGTTTTATTGCCGCGTATCGCTTGTTCCAGGATTATGTGGTCAATCCTTACCTGATGAGCGAAGGCGTGGAAGTGTCGCCGCTGATGGTGATCGTCGGCTTGCTGGCCGGCGACCAGCTGGGTGGCGTGGTGGGGATCTTTTTGTCGGTGCCGGTGATGGCGGCGATCAAGATTGTGTTCGTGCGCGCCAGGGCGGCCTTGCAGGCGCGCCATGATGCACATGAGAAAGCGGAACTGGCGGCGGAAGCCGCGCGCGCCAGGGCGGCCGAGGAAGCTGCGCTGCTGCTGGAGCAGCGCAGCCATACCGCGCTCGACGTATAA